The following coding sequences lie in one Spirosoma sp. KUDC1026 genomic window:
- a CDS encoding IS5 family transposase translates to MTKQWQPLTDPQWAAISPFFDLRRKRTHNLRHIVDALLWLLRTGCQWRNLPSHWPHWQAVYYYFDQWKQAGIFEQINAALNQLDRQQAGRASHPSVLCIDSQSVKLHPMICEQRGLDGNKRINGRKRTLIVDTQGRLWVADVSAANEADGPLAVPLITNMLWRVGERLEKIYGDQAYNGVFARELEGWSIVFEKASRPESAQGFVPVAKR, encoded by the coding sequence ATGACTAAACAGTGGCAACCACTGACCGACCCTCAATGGGCCGCAATTTCGCCTTTCTTTGACCTTCGACGCAAGCGGACTCATAATTTGCGCCACATCGTAGACGCCTTGTTGTGGTTGCTTCGAACCGGCTGTCAGTGGCGTAACCTGCCCTCGCATTGGCCACACTGGCAGGCGGTGTACTACTATTTCGATCAGTGGAAACAGGCTGGTATATTTGAGCAGATCAACGCTGCTTTGAATCAACTCGACCGTCAGCAAGCCGGACGAGCAAGTCATCCATCAGTACTATGCATTGATTCACAAAGCGTTAAGTTGCATCCCATGATCTGTGAACAGCGCGGTCTAGACGGCAACAAGCGTATCAATGGCCGCAAACGAACTCTAATCGTGGATACCCAGGGGCGCTTGTGGGTAGCTGACGTATCGGCGGCTAACGAGGCTGACGGCCCCTTAGCCGTGCCATTGATCACCAACATGCTGTGGCGCGTAGGCGAACGGCTGGAGAAAATCTACGGCGATCAAGCTTATAACGGCGTGTTTGCCCGTGAGTTGGAGGGGTGGAGTATTGTATTTGAAAAAGCCTCGCGTCCCGAGTCCGCTCAAGGCTTTGTACCAGTAGCTAAGCGATAG
- a CDS encoding T9SS type A sorting domain-containing protein, translating into MKPFLWLVLLVAGLQMAHATHLRGGYIRTQSASTNALTQQITLVLYMDELYGRAAADVSTEQEICFGDGSSLLVPRQARQYLANRTISVNTYQVMHTYAGPGVYTLTVGVVNRTGVQNIPSADQIAFALTTTLSISNSGNQTPVFAYSGDTLTVNQRATVNLRATDSDGDSLVYGLARPLNKAMIEPCTSVTAVSSFQFPNDLTRQGTFKLNSATGVLIWDVPTQQGNFSVALTVSEYRRGTLISQTQEEIILMVIDRPGSPTPLPAYEPAVLGTNLVTALPEYRDEDVLFSAFPNPVDDRLQVTIQSTRTLPATVQLLDMNGRLIHQSTFTKAARQHEQVISTENLSAGTYLLRAKVGQRTLTQKVLKR; encoded by the coding sequence ATGAAACCTTTTCTTTGGCTGGTTCTGCTAGTAGCAGGCCTTCAGATGGCGCATGCCACCCATTTACGCGGTGGCTACATTCGTACGCAGTCCGCATCAACCAATGCCCTGACGCAGCAGATTACGCTTGTCCTGTATATGGATGAACTATACGGCAGAGCAGCGGCTGATGTAAGTACGGAACAGGAAATCTGCTTCGGCGATGGTAGCTCGCTACTAGTCCCACGTCAGGCCCGGCAGTATCTGGCCAATCGTACGATCAGCGTCAATACGTATCAGGTCATGCATACCTACGCCGGTCCGGGCGTTTATACGCTTACGGTTGGTGTTGTCAATCGAACTGGGGTGCAGAACATCCCCAGCGCCGACCAGATCGCGTTTGCGCTCACTACTACACTCTCAATCAGCAACTCAGGTAACCAAACGCCTGTATTTGCCTATTCCGGCGATACGTTAACTGTTAACCAGCGAGCAACGGTCAATCTGCGCGCTACCGACTCCGATGGAGACAGCCTGGTATATGGTCTGGCCCGGCCACTTAACAAGGCGATGATAGAACCCTGTACGTCGGTTACAGCGGTTAGTTCGTTTCAGTTTCCGAACGATTTGACCCGGCAGGGTACGTTCAAGCTTAATTCGGCAACGGGCGTACTCATCTGGGATGTACCTACTCAGCAGGGCAATTTCAGCGTAGCGCTGACCGTGAGCGAATACCGACGAGGTACGCTTATCAGCCAGACGCAGGAAGAAATTATCCTGATGGTCATTGACCGACCTGGTTCGCCCACGCCCCTGCCAGCCTATGAACCCGCCGTACTTGGTACTAACCTGGTTACTGCCCTGCCCGAGTACCGCGACGAAGATGTGTTATTCAGCGCTTTTCCGAACCCGGTCGACGATCGGTTGCAGGTAACGATTCAGAGCACCCGCACCCTCCCCGCTACGGTTCAACTGCTGGACATGAACGGGCGGTTAATTCATCAATCGACCTTTACGAAGGCAGCCCGGCAGCACGAGCAGGTAATCAGTACGGAAAATCTGTCGGCCGGAACGTACCTGCTCCGGGCGAAGGTTGGACAGCGTACGCTGACGCAGAAAGTCCTTAAACGATAG
- a CDS encoding radical SAM protein translates to MRLVSHPVLCNYYVTYRCNASCSFCDIWERPSPYITLENARQNLRDLKKLGVRVVDFTGGEPLLHRHLPELLQEAKQLGLITTITTNALLYPKQAERLRGLVDMLHFSLDSPVAEEHDQSRGVKCFDKVMESIRIARQLGERPDILFTVFEHNVHQIRQMHEEICLPNDLVLILNPVFEYNTVETGDRFSEEALQTMSWWSRQKNVYLNDAFIQLRRDGGNHVEDPICRAASTTIVISPENKLVLPCYHLGLKEYPIDNELHTLYHSEEVQKLVALEGRLPACEGCAINCYMQPSFAVEMSKYWWKALPSTLKYNWLKGTWKQLL, encoded by the coding sequence ATGCGACTCGTCTCCCATCCTGTTCTCTGCAACTACTACGTAACGTACCGCTGTAACGCCAGTTGTAGTTTCTGCGACATTTGGGAGCGTCCATCGCCTTACATCACACTCGAAAATGCGCGCCAGAATCTACGCGATCTGAAAAAACTGGGCGTTCGGGTGGTCGATTTTACGGGTGGTGAACCCCTGCTGCACCGGCACTTACCCGAACTGCTGCAGGAAGCGAAACAGCTCGGGCTGATTACGACAATCACGACCAATGCCCTGCTCTATCCTAAACAGGCGGAGCGGCTTCGTGGGCTGGTGGATATGCTGCATTTCTCGCTGGATTCGCCCGTTGCCGAGGAGCACGACCAGTCGCGGGGTGTAAAGTGCTTTGATAAAGTAATGGAATCTATCCGGATCGCTCGCCAGTTGGGGGAGCGTCCGGATATTTTGTTTACGGTCTTTGAGCACAATGTTCACCAGATTCGGCAGATGCACGAGGAAATTTGCCTGCCCAACGATCTGGTGCTCATTCTGAACCCGGTTTTTGAGTACAACACCGTCGAAACCGGCGATCGCTTTTCGGAAGAGGCACTGCAGACGATGAGCTGGTGGAGTCGCCAAAAGAACGTGTATCTGAATGATGCATTCATTCAACTCCGGCGCGACGGAGGAAACCACGTAGAAGACCCCATTTGCCGGGCCGCCAGCACCACCATCGTTATTTCTCCCGAGAACAAGCTTGTTCTGCCCTGTTATCACCTGGGGCTGAAAGAATACCCTATCGACAACGAGCTGCATACGCTCTACCATTCGGAAGAGGTACAAAAACTCGTTGCGCTGGAAGGCCGTCTGCCGGCCTGTGAAGGCTGCGCCATTAACTGCTACATGCAGCCCTCCTTTGCCGTTGAGATGAGCAAATACTGGTGGAAAGCGCTGCCCAGTACGCTCAAATACAACTGGCTGAAAGGTACCTGGAAACAGCTTCTCTAG
- the accD gene encoding acetyl-CoA carboxylase, carboxyltransferase subunit beta, with product MSWFVRKDKGIQTPTEMKREAPDGLWYQCPNCKKIMHTREHKLNAFTCVHCNYHEKVGSEAYFSILFDDNEFTELDADMISGDPLKFVDTKAYPSRIKTTIEKTGLKDAVRTAYGPVHGQTVTMAVMDFNFIGGSMGSVVGEKIARAIDYAIANKTPFLMVSRSGGARMMEAGFSLMQMAKTSAKLALLANAKLPYVSLLTDPTTGGVTASYAMLGDFNIAEPGALIGFAGPRVIRETIGKDLPKGFQSAEFVLDHGFLDFIVDRKDLKDKLATLFRMLQ from the coding sequence ATGTCCTGGTTCGTCCGAAAAGATAAGGGTATTCAGACGCCGACCGAAATGAAACGGGAAGCCCCCGATGGTCTTTGGTATCAGTGTCCGAATTGTAAAAAAATCATGCATACGCGGGAGCATAAGCTCAATGCATTTACCTGCGTCCACTGCAACTACCACGAGAAAGTGGGCTCCGAGGCCTATTTTTCGATTCTCTTCGACGACAACGAATTCACAGAACTTGACGCCGATATGATCTCGGGTGATCCGCTGAAGTTTGTCGATACGAAAGCCTATCCGAGCCGGATCAAGACAACGATCGAAAAAACGGGTCTGAAAGACGCGGTTCGCACGGCTTATGGTCCAGTGCACGGCCAGACGGTAACGATGGCTGTGATGGATTTTAACTTCATCGGCGGATCAATGGGGTCGGTAGTAGGGGAGAAGATCGCACGCGCGATTGACTACGCGATCGCCAACAAAACGCCGTTCTTAATGGTCTCCCGCTCGGGGGGTGCCCGGATGATGGAAGCCGGTTTCTCGCTCATGCAGATGGCGAAAACCTCCGCTAAACTGGCGCTTTTAGCGAACGCTAAATTGCCGTACGTATCCTTGCTGACTGATCCCACGACGGGGGGAGTTACGGCGTCTTACGCAATGCTGGGCGACTTCAACATTGCCGAGCCCGGTGCGCTGATCGGTTTTGCCGGTCCCCGCGTTATTCGGGAAACGATTGGCAAAGACCTGCCCAAAGGCTTCCAGAGCGCCGAATTTGTTCTGGATCACGGGTTCCTTGATTTCATTGTTGACCGGAAAGATCTGAAGGATAAACTAGCTACTCTATTCCGGATGCTCCAGTAA
- a CDS encoding T9SS type A sorting domain-containing protein: MRALIATLLIAGLSLSQALAQSASNFSVKYMVTYDTDKKLYTAWIIPEYSTPNSNNGDTEEKGLTAQFTLKVPTNFLVSNIKDVRGTWEKSPIKIGRQKEFNVQGVSPFYEYYVIGKTPSETNYGEFKEGEPVALFTFTGQNGNPADVTVLENNDSFIKIADERMSLNVASSFYSRSGQAANMNARPLDQFARPTTMNTVLTEMAKKLTAIAQLNGVSEGVEEMSVIAYPNPVAETLNVKYFSQQDDAIRLEVVDMKGNINQTSTQEVKRGVNTFRINMEKSAGGTYLLRTVVGGKVVNRKIVKDS, from the coding sequence ATGAGAGCATTAATTGCCACGTTATTGATTGCCGGACTGAGCCTGAGCCAGGCCCTTGCCCAGTCAGCTTCTAACTTCTCGGTCAAGTACATGGTTACGTACGACACAGACAAGAAGTTATACACCGCCTGGATCATCCCGGAATATAGTACGCCTAATTCCAACAATGGCGATACGGAGGAAAAAGGGCTGACGGCTCAGTTTACCCTGAAAGTACCAACCAACTTTCTGGTATCGAACATCAAGGACGTACGGGGCACCTGGGAGAAGAGCCCAATCAAAATTGGTCGCCAGAAAGAGTTTAACGTGCAGGGCGTAAGTCCTTTCTACGAGTATTACGTCATTGGGAAAACTCCGAGCGAAACAAACTACGGTGAGTTCAAAGAAGGTGAGCCGGTAGCGCTGTTCACTTTTACGGGGCAGAACGGCAATCCGGCCGACGTAACAGTGCTGGAAAATAATGACTCATTCATCAAGATTGCTGATGAGCGGATGTCATTAAACGTAGCCAGCAGCTTTTATTCCCGCTCGGGTCAGGCTGCTAATATGAACGCCCGTCCACTGGATCAGTTCGCCCGGCCGACAACAATGAACACGGTTCTGACCGAAATGGCCAAGAAACTAACGGCTATTGCGCAGTTAAACGGTGTGTCGGAAGGAGTTGAGGAAATGTCGGTTATTGCTTATCCCAACCCGGTTGCCGAAACCCTGAACGTGAAGTATTTCTCGCAGCAGGATGACGCAATCCGTCTGGAAGTTGTCGACATGAAAGGCAACATCAACCAGACATCAACCCAGGAGGTGAAGCGGGGGGTAAACACGTTCCGGATTAACATGGAGAAATCAGCGGGCGGCACATACTTGCTGCGGACGGTTGTCGGCGGTAAAGTGGTGAACCGGAAAATTGTCAAAGATTCGTAA
- a CDS encoding beta strand repeat-containing protein, with the protein MKRISTISLLLGLLLICNLVRAQQSSNSVKFKVTYDAATQIYTTYVIPNYSVPNANNNLTTEKGATAQFTVVVPKDFVISSITDINGTWDKNNLKLGPGQPQQNWSAYPSLDPNLNYYVIGKAPNETDYGAFITGQPVPLFSFRGNGCFGPIYPLPANDPFINAADQYLSLNVGNSFYSRSGQPAGGNQVPLEQFETLMGPPADCRPPVVLVANPDNATITTGSVSTVAVLGNDTNTGRPASTSNVTVSILTPPANGTAVINPNGTISFTPAPGFTGQSCFQYQICDVTSTTACANAQVCVTVRPQTTVVANPDAATITAGTVSTVAVLGNDTNTGRPASITNVTVSIATPSPNGTAVVNADGTISFTPVVGFVGQACYTYRICDITSTSVCATAQVCVTVNPQTAVTANPDAATVTAGTVSTVAVLGNDTNTGQPASITNVTVSVTQQSPNGTAVVNADGTISFTPTAGYTGTTCYTYQICDITSGTVCATTQACITVNPQTAVTANPDAATVTAGTVSTVAVLGNDTNTGRPASITNVTVSVTQQSPNGTAVVNADGTISFTPTAGYTGTTCYTYQICDLVSGTVCATTQACITVNPQTAVTANPDAATITTGTVSTVAVLGNDTNTGRPASITNVTVSVTQQSPNGTAVVNADGTISFTPAVGFVGQACYTYRICDITSTSVCATAQVCVTVNPQTAVVANPDAATITTGSVSTVAVLGNDTNTGRPASITNVTVSLATPPANGTAVVNADGTISFTPAVGFVGQACYTYRICDITSTSVCATAQVCVTVNPQTAVTANPDAATITAGTVSTVAVLGNDTNTGRPASITNVTVSIATAPANGTAVVNADGTISFTPAVGFVGQACYTYRICDITSASVCATAQVCVTVNPQTAVVANPDATTITAGAVSTLAVLGNDTNTGRPASITNVTVSIATPSPNGTAVVNADGTISFTPTAGYTGTTCYTYQICDITSGTVCATTQACITVNPQTAVTANPDAATITTGTVSTVAVLGNDTNTGSPASITNVTVSIATAPANGTAVVNADGTISFTPVVGFVGQACYTYRICDITSTSVCATAQVCVTVNPQTAVVANPDAATITAGTVSTLAVLSNDTNTGRPASITNVTVSVTQQSPNGTAVVNADGTISFTPTAGYTGTTCYTYQICDITSGTVCATTQACITVRPQAMVVANPDSGTTTAGSPITINIFANDNSNGAPVSSTNVTVSLLTPPANGTATLTADGRILYRSAAGFSGVDCFTYQICDVNSTIACSSAQVCVTVSAAPVPVVLAANPDSGTTTSGTEIITRVLANDTNTGRPASATNVVVSLPTPPANGTAVVNADGTISFTPATSFTGVTCYTYQICDLTSTTVCTTSQVCITVLPKPIGNADIRVTKALVGNKIRAINDVVTFTIVVKNLGADRATNVVVKDSLGSGLQFVSGSTTVGTYAASMLTIPALAAGDSAILTVNARLLVEGIAFNYARTVSLDQVDPNSANNSDQSCVSVPVNVCTGEAIVATIPSLYTNVTWYKDGAQVGSGNTITLVAAGTYTFSASNSTCPAGGCCPLVVVEQNCCPANVCVPFVITKTRRR; encoded by the coding sequence ATGAAACGTATTTCTACGATTTCGCTCTTGTTGGGATTATTGCTGATCTGTAATCTAGTACGGGCGCAGCAATCGTCTAATTCTGTAAAGTTTAAGGTTACATATGATGCTGCCACACAGATTTATACCACATATGTTATTCCCAACTATAGCGTACCTAATGCGAACAATAATCTAACCACCGAAAAAGGCGCTACAGCGCAATTCACAGTGGTTGTTCCGAAAGACTTCGTAATTTCCAGCATTACGGACATCAATGGTACCTGGGATAAAAACAACCTGAAATTAGGGCCAGGTCAACCACAGCAGAACTGGAGCGCCTACCCGTCCCTGGATCCAAATCTGAACTACTATGTTATTGGTAAGGCTCCAAATGAAACGGATTACGGTGCTTTTATCACAGGCCAGCCAGTACCCCTGTTTTCCTTCAGAGGGAATGGTTGTTTTGGGCCGATCTATCCATTACCCGCTAACGATCCATTTATCAATGCCGCCGACCAGTATCTGTCGCTGAACGTTGGTAACAGCTTTTACTCCCGGTCGGGGCAACCCGCCGGTGGAAACCAGGTGCCACTGGAGCAGTTCGAGACACTTATGGGGCCTCCGGCCGACTGTCGTCCACCGGTAGTACTGGTAGCCAATCCGGATAACGCAACGATTACAACGGGTTCTGTCAGCACAGTAGCGGTGCTGGGCAACGACACCAACACGGGTCGCCCGGCTAGCACGAGTAACGTAACGGTAAGCATTCTGACACCACCAGCTAACGGTACGGCTGTTATCAATCCGAACGGTACCATCAGCTTTACGCCAGCTCCCGGATTTACCGGGCAATCCTGTTTTCAATATCAAATTTGCGACGTAACCAGTACCACTGCCTGCGCTAATGCACAGGTGTGTGTAACCGTACGACCACAAACGACAGTAGTTGCTAATCCAGACGCGGCCACCATCACGGCGGGCACGGTGAGCACCGTAGCGGTACTAGGTAACGATACTAACACGGGTCGTCCTGCGAGTATTACCAACGTAACGGTGAGCATCGCCACACCATCACCTAACGGCACAGCTGTCGTGAACGCCGACGGCACCATCAGCTTCACCCCGGTGGTGGGCTTTGTGGGCCAGGCTTGCTATACCTACCGCATCTGCGACATCACCAGCACCAGCGTTTGTGCAACCGCACAGGTCTGCGTGACGGTCAACCCGCAAACAGCCGTAACCGCCAATCCAGACGCGGCCACCGTCACGGCGGGCACGGTAAGTACCGTAGCGGTGCTGGGCAACGACACCAACACAGGCCAGCCAGCCAGCATCACCAACGTAACGGTGAGTGTGACTCAGCAGTCGCCCAACGGCACAGCTGTCGTGAACGCTGACGGCACCATCAGCTTCACGCCAACGGCGGGCTACACCGGCACCACCTGCTACACGTACCAGATCTGTGACATCACCAGCGGCACGGTCTGCGCCACGACTCAGGCTTGTATCACGGTCAACCCGCAAACGGCTGTAACCGCCAATCCAGACGCGGCCACCGTCACGGCGGGCACGGTAAGTACCGTAGCGGTGCTGGGCAACGACACCAACACAGGCCGTCCGGCCAGCATCACCAACGTAACAGTGAGCGTGACCCAGCAGTCGCCCAACGGTACAGCCGTCGTGAACGCCGACGGCACCATCAGCTTCACCCCGACAGCGGGCTACACCGGCACCACCTGCTATACGTATCAGATTTGTGACCTTGTCAGTGGCACGGTCTGCGCCACGACCCAGGCTTGTATCACGGTCAACCCACAAACAGCCGTAACCGCTAACCCGGATGCGGCTACCATCACCACAGGCACGGTGAGCACGGTAGCGGTACTAGGTAATGATACCAACACGGGTCGCCCGGCCAGCATCACCAACGTAACGGTGAGTGTAACCCAGCAGTCACCCAACGGCACGGCGGTAGTGAACGCCGACGGCACCATCAGCTTTACCCCGGCGGTGGGCTTTGTGGGCCAGGCTTGCTACACCTACCGCATCTGCGACATCACCAGCACCAGCGTTTGTGCAACCGCACAAGTCTGCGTGACGGTTAATCCGCAAACGGCCGTAGTAGCTAACCCGGACGCGGCTACCATCACCACAGGTTCGGTGAGCACGGTAGCGGTGCTGGGTAATGATACCAACACGGGTCGTCCTGCGAGTATTACTAACGTAACAGTGAGCCTTGCCACGCCACCTGCCAACGGTACGGCGGTAGTGAACGCTGATGGCACCATCAGCTTCACCCCGGCGGTGGGCTTTGTGGGTCAGGCTTGCTATACCTACCGCATCTGTGACATCACCAGCACCAGCGTTTGTGCAACCGCACAAGTCTGCGTGACGGTCAACCCGCAAACAGCCGTAACCGCTAACCCGGACGCGGCTACGATTACAGCGGGCACGGTGAGCACGGTAGCGGTGCTGGGTAACGACACCAACACAGGCCGTCCAGCCAGCATCACCAACGTAACGGTGAGCATTGCTACGGCACCTGCTAACGGTACAGCAGTGGTCAATGCCGACGGCACCATCAGCTTCACCCCGGCGGTGGGCTTTGTGGGTCAGGCTTGCTACACCTACCGCATCTGTGACATCACCAGCGCCAGCGTTTGTGCAACCGCACAGGTTTGCGTGACGGTTAATCCACAAACGGCCGTAGTAGCTAACCCGGACGCGACCACGATCACAGCCGGTGCAGTAAGCACATTGGCAGTACTAGGTAACGATACCAACACAGGCCGGCCAGCGAGCATCACCAACGTAACGGTGAGCATTGCTACGCCATCACCAAACGGCACGGCGGTAGTGAACGCTGACGGCACCATCAGCTTCACGCCAACAGCAGGCTACACCGGCACCACCTGCTATACGTATCAGATCTGTGATATCACCAGCGGTACGGTCTGCGCCACGACCCAGGCTTGTATTACGGTCAACCCGCAAACGGCCGTAACCGCTAACCCGGATGCGGCCACCATCACCACGGGCACGGTGAGTACGGTAGCGGTGCTGGGGAATGATACCAATACCGGTAGCCCGGCCAGCATCACCAACGTAACGGTGAGCATTGCTACGGCACCTGCTAACGGTACAGCAGTGGTCAATGCCGACGGCACCATCAGCTTCACCCCGGTGGTGGGCTTTGTGGGCCAGGCTTGCTACACTTACCGCATCTGTGACATCACCAGCACCAGCGTTTGTGCAACCGCACAGGTCTGCGTGACGGTCAACCCACAAACAGCGGTGGTTGCCAACCCAGATGCCGCTACGATCACGGCGGGCACGGTGAGCACATTGGCGGTGCTGAGTAATGACACCAACACAGGCCGTCCGGCCAGCATCACCAACGTAACGGTGAGTGTGACTCAGCAGTCGCCCAACGGCACAGCTGTCGTGAACGCTGACGGCACCATCAGCTTCACCCCGACAGCGGGCTATACCGGCACCACCTGCTATACGTATCAGATTTGTGACATCACCAGCGGTACGGTCTGCGCCACGACCCAGGCTTGTATCACGGTTCGTCCGCAGGCTATGGTAGTGGCCAATCCGGATAGTGGTACAACCACCGCCGGATCTCCTATCACGATCAATATTTTTGCGAACGACAATAGCAACGGGGCTCCAGTAAGCTCGACCAACGTAACGGTTAGTCTGTTAACACCACCTGCTAACGGCACGGCTACATTGACAGCTGACGGACGGATTCTGTACCGATCTGCAGCTGGTTTCTCTGGAGTCGACTGCTTTACGTATCAGATTTGCGACGTGAACAGCACTATTGCCTGTTCCTCGGCACAGGTCTGCGTAACGGTATCTGCTGCACCGGTTCCAGTAGTATTGGCTGCTAACCCGGATAGCGGCACAACAACTTCGGGTACGGAAATAATTACCCGCGTACTGGCTAACGATACGAACACGGGTCGTCCGGCGAGCGCTACGAACGTAGTCGTGAGCCTGCCGACACCACCTGCCAATGGGACAGCAGTGGTGAATGCCGATGGTACGATCAGCTTTACACCAGCTACCAGCTTCACGGGAGTAACCTGCTATACGTATCAGATTTGTGATCTGACCAGTACAACGGTTTGCACGACGTCTCAGGTGTGTATTACAGTACTGCCAAAACCAATCGGCAATGCTGATATCCGCGTAACGAAGGCGCTGGTTGGTAACAAAATCCGGGCAATCAACGATGTCGTTACGTTCACGATCGTCGTGAAAAACCTGGGTGCCGACCGGGCAACGAACGTAGTTGTTAAAGACAGTCTGGGTAGCGGTCTGCAGTTTGTTTCGGGTTCAACTACGGTTGGTACGTATGCCGCATCAATGCTGACAATTCCTGCCCTGGCAGCCGGTGACAGTGCTATCCTGACCGTCAACGCCCGGTTGCTGGTAGAAGGTATCGCCTTCAATTACGCCCGGACAGTGTCGCTGGATCAGGTTGATCCGAACAGTGCCAACAACAGCGATCAGAGCTGCGTATCGGTTCCCGTGAATGTGTGTACGGGGGAAGCCATTGTGGCAACCATTCCGTCGCTGTACACCAACGTAACCTGGTATAAGGACGGTGCGCAGGTAGGTTCAGGAAACACAATCACGCTGGTTGCTGCGGGTACCTACACCTTTAGCGCGTCAAACTCGACTTGTCCTGCGGGGGGATGTTGCCCACTGGTTGTTGTTGAGCAGAATTGCTGCCCGGCTAACGTATGTGTACCGTTCGTCATCACGAAAACGAGACGGAGATAG